A region of the Salvia splendens isolate huo1 chromosome 11, SspV2, whole genome shotgun sequence genome:
TCAACATGCTAAACAAGCTCAATCTCACTCTACAACCATGATATCCCACCCTCTTTACTTGTTCTTCCTCATCTCTATACATTCAACACTCAAAACCACCAGCGCCTCCACTGTGGAAGCTTACACCGCCACGGAACTAATCTGATACGACATGGAAGGTCTACAAGCGAGGAACAAGCGAGGAAAGAGGGAGGTTGTTCTGGCCAACAAACCGGCAGAATAGCAGCTGAAAGATATGGCACATGCTCAACAGACTCGgcatttgttattattatttaagaTTTGTTTGTTGCTGATATTTCTCAGTGTTAGTTATTTGTGAGTCTATTTATTTGGATCTATCCCAGACGATGAAAAGCATCTTGGAAGTAAGATCGGATTAGGACGGCAGTAGccgtaggcctctgcggaggatttCTCTTCATTGTTCTTTCATATTCAGTTATTCAATAAAGCCGAGTATTTCTTTTCCCAGAATTCTATCCTCTCTTTGTGGCATTTCATTGAGCACCGTTTGTGCTCTTCCAACTCGACGGCCTTTACTCTAtcaattggtgcggtgaacgatggTGAATTCTCGTGTGGACGCGCGTTTGGACAGATTAGAGAAGGCTGTTGGGAATCTGGAGAAAAGTACGGTTTCGTTGAACGCTGCGGTCGACGAACTGAATGCCCAGTTTCTCAAAACTGATGAACGAGTGACGGCGATTGGGTCTCAGCTCGAGACGTTCATCGGGGAAGTACGGGCGGCTCTTTCGTTCGAAAAATCAACCACCAAATCTGGATCCAACGACGACGACTCTTCTGACGGCTTGGGGTCACACACGGCGGTTACGGGCATCACCCCGCCGATGACCTTCCCCACGTTTGATGGCACTGATGCAATCGCGTGGCTTGCTAGGGCAGAACAATACTTTATGGTTTCCAATGTACCACCGGAAAATCGCGTGATAGTTGCCATGGTGGCACTGGTGGGTCCGGCCCTGCCATGGATCCAATTATTGAGGAAACGAATTCCGACCCTATCTTGGGATCGGTTTACGCAGGAGATGATGAAACGCTTCGGGGACAACGGGGCTCTCGATGAATCTAAAGCTTTTGCTGCATTTCGACACGACGACTCCCTAGCTGAATTTGTAGCGAGGAAGGCTGCCAAGATAACCAATTCCTCGGATGCAGTCAAATTAACCCTCAACATCGACCATCTGTCGGGAACGCAACCTTCGACTCCGGTCTCGGTGCCAGCCGCCACTCCGGTGCCCATGAATCCAGGGGTTCCAGCGCGATCGTTCTCAAAGGGATCCTCTCAATCCCCTTCTTCGTTTTCGACAGTGGGCTCCTCTCAGCCACCCCCGCGTCGTTTTCGGAGTATGTCAACAGAGGACTACAAGAACCGTCTCGCAGCAGGCACTTGTTTCAAGTGTGGACGGAAATTCGACCCCACCCATAGATGCCCCCCAAAGACTCTGAATGATTGGTTCTGTGACGACGACGACGAGGCCCCTAACATCGTCTCACCTGACGATAACGAGGAGTTTGACTCCGGAATTGAGCTACAGCTGTCGGAATTATCCTTCAATGGTAATGATACCTCTCAGACTATGAAACTTTTCGGGGCGATTGGGCAGCACAAGCTGAAGGTGATGATAGATAGTGGCGCCAGCCACTGTTTTATCTCGGACCAGGTCGCCCGCACACTCCAGCTCCTGATCACTCCTACCGTTCAGTATTCGGTGACATTGGGCGACGGGTCTTCGGTCAGGGCCGCGGGTTTTTCAGGTTTTACAGGCCCATTCTCTCGTTGTCAACCTAAAGAAATGCCTATTGGGACGCCAGAGTGTGAAATGTCATATCGTCCCCTTCGAGGGCGTAAGGATGGATCCCTCCAAGGTGTCTGCTGCTTTGCGGTGGCCGACCCCGTCTACTCTGAAGGGAGTCCGTGGGTTAAATTTCCTTACTTccgccttgaggacaaggctgtTTCGACGGACGGGGCAGTTGATACGACATGGAAGGTCTACAAGCGAGGAACAAACGAGGAAAGAGGGAGGTTGTTCTGGCCAACAAACCGGCAGAATAGCAGCTGAAAGATAGGGCACATGCTCAACAGACTCGgcatttgttattattatttaagaTTTGTTTGTTGCTGATATTTCTCAGTGTTAGTTATTTGTGAGTCTATTTATTTGGATCTATCCCAGACGATGAAAAGCATCTTGGAAGTAAGATCGGATTAGGACGGCAGTAGCCGTAATCCTCTGCAGAGGATTTCTCTTCATTGTTCTTTCATATTCAGTTATTCAATAAAGCCGAGTATTTCTTTTCCCAGAATTCTATCCTCTCTTTGTGGCATTTCATTGAGCACCGTTTGTGCTCTTCCAACTCGACGGCCTTTACTCTATCATAATCCTCCTTAGCTGCGGCACTTCAGCAACCACAAACGACACCAGCCTCCAGAGCTGGGGCACCGATCAAGGTTCGAAATACATCCCATCAAATGCCCCCTCCGTATCTTCCTCTTCCGATgcttccaccatggaatcttcGGTTTTTCCAGTCCCTTACAAGACTGCTCGTGTCTTCCATTCCCCTTTCACATACACTTTTCCCCTCAGTGAAGGCCAGAAATTCCTCCGCCTTTACTTCTATCCCAACATCTACTCGGACATTGACACTCGTCTATCTTTATTCTCTGTCAATGCAAATGCCTTCACCCTGTTTACAAACTTCAGTGCATtccttcattccaagaatttaACACGGCCTTCTTTTATGATGGAGTTCATTGTTAACATCGGAGCAACCCAAAAACTCGATCTAACCTCCACCCCCAATCCAAACTCTTCTGCTTTTGTTAATGGAATCGAGATTGTGTCAATCCCTGATAAACTCTACCTTTCGAAAGAAGGTGTGGGAATCAAATTTGTGGACAGGTTGGTTGATCTCAACAGCGACATGGCTTTGGAGAATATTTACCGGCTGAATGTGGCGGAAGCGCTGTTGACATCGGAGAAGATAGTGTGCCCACTCGCAGCATGTTTTGGGGATGGAGTCCTGATGATGACTACATATTCTGCTGCGATTACGGGTGGACGCCGCATGACGAAGGAGTTGTGATCAACTACACCAACCTTACTCCTTCCTATACTGCTCCCCTAAAGTATACATAACTGCTAGAACCATGAGCAACATCAGCAAAAGTTTAGAGTGGGCATTTCCTGTTGATTCTGGATTCTTCTATCTGCTCCGTTTCCACTTTTTTGATTTTCTGCACAGAAAGGAAAACGACATGGTGTTTACAATAAACATCAATAATCAAATAGCAGATACTGAAGTTGATGTCATCTTCATGGCTGGCGGCCCTGATTTTCCCATCTTCAAAGACTACAAAACATGGGTTCCTGATGTTGGAAATCGTGGAAAGCAAGACCTGCTGCTATCTTTGGTGCCTTTCCTTGAGATAAGACCAAGATATATTAATGCTTTGCTGAATGGCTTAGAAATTTTCAAACTCAATGATTCGGTAGGAAGTTTTGCTGTATCCAACCCTGAACTCGTGATAAATTCACCGCCGGTGTCACTAGAGTGGAACCACCTACCAGCAGCcgcgaagaagaagaaaattggTGTTGTGGTGGGGAGTGTTATCAGCGTAGTTGTGGTGGTTGCAGCCGTGGCTATGTTGATTATACGGCGGCGTAAAGTGAAGGACAAGGCGGGCACAAGTGTGACCGAGTCATCGTTGGTAACACTTTCGACGAGGTCAAGGTCGACTCATGATACATGCAGGTATTTGTCCATTGACGAGATCAAGGCCGCCACCGGTAACTTCGACGACAGCTTCGTCATCGGCAGGGGAGGCTTCGGACGCGTCTACAGAGGCTTCATCTGCAACGTGCCCGTAGCAATCAAGAGGCTTAACTCCACCTCCAGGCAAGGCACTCGTGAGTACCTCACCGAGATCGACGTGCTCTTCAAGCTTTGCCACCTCCACTTAGTCTCCCTCGTCGGCTACTGTGGCGACGACGGTGAGATGATCCTGGTGTACGACTATATGGCCAACGGCAGCCTCCGCGACCACCTCTACGACTCCGAAAAATCACCCTTGACGTGGAAGCAGCGCCTCCAGATATGTGTGGGCGCCGCCAATGGCTGGACTACCTCCACAGCAGTGGCACCATCATCCACCGCGACGTCAAGTCTAGTAACATCCTTCTCGATGAGAAATGGGTGGCCAAGGTGTCGGACTTCGGCCTCTCCAAAATGGCCAAGTCCACACACGTCAGCACGGTCGTCAAAGGCAGCTTGGGTTATGTTGACCCAGAGTACTACCGCCGAAAACAGCTAACGCTGAAATCCGATGTGTACTCGTTCGGGGTGGTGTTGTTGGAAGTCTTATGTGAAGGCCGCCGATAATCGCAACATTACCAAGAGAGCAAGTGAATTTAGCAGAGTGGGCTACATTTTGCTATGGGAAAGGGACAGTTGATCAGATTGTGGATTCCAATTTCAAGGGCAAGATTTCGGCTGAATGCTTGAGCAATTTTGCAGAAATAGCCGTAGCATGCCTCGTGGAGAAGGGCATTGATCGGCCATCGATGAACGACATTGTTAGGAAATTGGAGTTTGTGATGCGGCTCCAAGTGaaccacccgtatcgcccatcgggggcatcttgctcgtccaccgggtaaggacGGTAACCACCCTgaatttgagaaccttgggttagAGGAGGGGGCGAgaattccgtttccggactagggaaccattcgtggttccaaccacGAGAGCCGGATGGGTGATCGTCGGAGTCGGACATTTTTTTtgcaagagtgaagtgaaagaTTGATAATTGATAAGAATTGTATAGTGTGGCGTAAAAATTTTTGTATGAAAATGaggatatttatagatgaaaaatgagaattttggggaaaaatttgaaaaataaactaaaaatgatGAGAAAacagatataatttattgggaggtgggaaaatatattttttataaaataatttttaaattaaaattcgatttttttaaaaaatgaaaaattccaACGGCTAAGCCGTTGGCCAATTGTGTActgccacgtcgccctgctcagcggcacggacgtgctcgatttatcgagcagcgccgtacCGTCGGCGAGAGTGCAGCGGTGGACGAGGCGTTGTCGCGCcgtcggcacggacgccgtccatCCCAGCAATCACCATTAGGGACCGAAATATACGAATGATATGATATACGAATGAATCGAAATATACTAATGATATTATTATTGTTAAAAAGCCTTAAAGTCCACCCTAAGAATACCTGTTTCCAGCTATATTATATGTAAGGCGTGTTGGATTTCGGACCACTAACGGTAGGTAGTCCAGTCTTATGTGTGGTTCAATAATTATTCTAATTGTCTTTTGCATGTTTATTGTTTTTCTCCGAAAGGATCTAGACATATTCAGTTGTTTTTAAGAAGATATTACAACTTTCATTTGATTGAGTACATAAAAAGCCTATGTCATGTAGAGATTAAATAAATTAAGGggatgttcggtttgcaagattgtatcccgggattaaatatgtactaatatgtttgatttatgagatttaatcacacaactcaatcctagatggataatcatgagataattagtcataccTAACCCcgtatgactaaaataatcttacaacTCTATCATAGATTATACTCCTATCTTGGTACTCCTCtgtcccactaaagatgacccactttccttttagtttgtcccaatcaagatgaccaattactaaaaatagaagcatctttatctctactttattctctccctcttactttactctctccagttcacacacaaaacaaacttgcataaattctcgtgccgtccaaggaaggggtcatctttcTTAGGACAGagagaatattattttatcttgaaaaccGAATACCACCTAAGTGTATTACAGCATCCTAACAATACCTTATCAAATTACACAATATACTCTCACGGAAATCAAATAGTAATTCAGTGTTTCGTCATATTATCAAAGAGAGAATTATCGTTTTTAAATCACCAATATACTCTCACAACTACTTAAATTCTGCATATCGTCCACGGttttgtgttaaaatgacaacaccatTTAAGATGACATTGTACCACCAAAGACAATCGTTAGATTTAAGAGCAGATTCAACCTTAGCCTGCCACGTGGCAGACTTGTTTGCCTATGTATCGTAGATTGATTGATTATCTTTGATTTCGTATCACAAATTGATTGAAACCATATGTCGTATTGCTTGCTTATGTATCGCAGAATCCTTGCCTAGATTGTAATTTCAACTAAGGTTTCACCATAGTGCTCTGATTTCGTATCTCATATTGATTGGAACCATATGCTGAATTGCTTGTCTATGTGTCACATATTGCTTGTTACTTGTTGTCACTTTAAGAGTTGTGTCACCCTAACGCACCCCTATCGTCCACCgtttattattttgaaattgaaaaatagTTAACTATACTTTCTTACAATTTCCTGAACCATTCTCATAAGGAGAGAGATTGCCttgaggccatccacaacgctgttcctataccgttcctatatcgttccttaaaccactatttgagggccccactgtacttttttactccattccttaactaaggaacggaacctgcaaccctccgttccttaaccgttccttaaattactattcattcaatttcattttttttatttccaacccaattcaatttaaataaacacactttattaaaaaacaaacaaactttattaaaaaacacacaacattaaaaaaaatttaaacttttagaaaaataaaaagcacacaattaaaatcctaaaaaaataaattcgaatttatagagaggaatagatgtgtgtttgtgattgaaatgagtatgaaataggagtatttatagagtaaataaataaataaaaaataaaaaaaataacggatataaaaaaacggtcacattaccgttgcaatttttttattattattaaattcgattttttttaaaaaaaaaatttgaattattgcgtcaccgggacgaagcccactcgcggggcagcgagtgggcttcacgcgtcgaatgggaggccgccacgtcgcctcggctcgtgtcggaacgtttcgttccgcgttcctccggaacggaacgcggcacggcataggaacggcatgggcacggaatggcgacggaacgaactccggaacggcataggaaccgcaacggcacagcatTGCGGGTGCCCTGAAAATTTTATGCTCAATGTAGTAAGTACTTTTAGCAGTTGAATTCAGTTATGTAAATATATACAAACCCAGGccctatttattaaaatttcatcaaACCAACTGTCACTCACTCATGACTTAACTTATCATCATCCCTTCATAAAACTCGACAAATCTCAAAACTAAAATCTTTTATTACACCGGCAAAAATGTCACCAGATCCCTctcccctcctcctcctcctcctccacctctccctcctcctccaccacaccaccgccgccgccgcgacCCCCACCTCCTCCCCCACCCCCAGCCCAAAACCCCCCTCCCGCTCCTCCCCCATTTCCCCCTCAACCCTCGACCCCAAACAGCTCCTCGCCCTCCAATCCCTCAACATCCCCACCTCCAAAGACCCCTGCTCTCACTCTCCCTCCATCTCCTGCGACTCCTCCTCCCCCTTCCGCCACCTCCTCTCCCTCACCCTCGCCAACTGCTCCGATGACGTCGCCCTCTCCCTCACCGCCCTCAAATCCCTTTCTACCCTCACCTCCCTCTCCTTCCTCAACTGCCCCGTCTCCCCCATCAAACTCCCCTCCGACCTCGCCTCCAATCTCCGCTCCTTCACCGCCGTCGCCAGCCTCAACAAACTCACCGGCGTCTGGCTCAGCCGCCTCCAGAATCTCACCTCCCTCACCGTCTCCCACGTCGCCGTCTCCGCCAGCGGCCCCACCATCATCCTCTCCGGCATGAAATCCCTTCACTCCGTCACTCTCTCAAACACAAATCTCACCGGAAATCTCCCCAAACACTGGCATTCTTCAAATCTCACATTCCTCGATTTATCGGTGAATCAGCTCAAGGGGAAAATCCCCAATTCACTCACCCAATTAGAGAATCTCCTGCATCTGAATCTCTCCTCAAATTCCCTCAACGACACGATTCCTTCCACAATCGGCGACTTGACCTCTCTCCAGAATCTCTCTCTTTCATCCAATTCTCTCTCCGGCCCGATTCCGGAATCCCTAGCTGCAATGGCGGCGCTGACGCATCTCGATCTGAGCTCAAACCAGCTCAATGGGACAATCCCCAATTTCATCAGAGACATGAAGAAGCTGAAGCACTTGAATCTCGCGAGCAATTCCTTCCACGGAGTATTGCCTTTCAATTCAACGTTTATAGAGCGATTGGATGTGTTTAAGGTCGGTGAAAATTCGAATCTTTGCTACAACCACACGGTTTTGGGGTCGAAATTGAAGCTGGGGATTGCCGCCTGTGATAAGCACGGGCTGCCGCTGTCGCCGCCGCCGGCGAAGGATTCGTCGGCTGATGACTCGAGCGATGGGGATTATGATGgtgatgaagatgagaatgTGGGGGAGAAGAAGAAGCGTAGCAGTGGGCCGAGTAAGGTTGTTCTTGGCTTTGCAATTGGGATTTCTTCGATTGTGTTCTTGATTGTTTTCTTGGTTCTTTTAGCTAAGTGTTGTAAAtgagtttgattttttttaatggttGATTAGGTAGGGGATTATTGATTTATTGTgacattaaaattcatttcattgagtttgtttgatttattTGGTGCAAGAATTTCGAGAAAGAGAAAGGGGTGAAATGAAAggatgattaattttttttgtgtttgaacttGAAGAGTGTTTCTGTTGACTACTTTTTTCTTAGATGTGGAGAAGAATGAATAAGGGGAAAAAGGAATAAAAGTGACTGATTATCACTTTTTAATGCTGTTGAGCTTGGgagaggatcccctgctgtgcacaaATCACAGCAGGGCCCTGCTGCCCCTCAcaaacaattttaaaatatattaaatttttatttttattttataaaaaaaaataataataaaaaatggtgGTGTATGGGGCAGCAGGGCCCTGCTGTGATttgtgcacagcaggggatcctctcCCGTTGAGCTTTACTTTAGAATAGTACTATACCTCTTCAACTTTGTTTATGTTTTAGATGCAAGAATCTGTTTTTTgatcatcttcttcatctgggtgttttcatctttttttactttttttggattgaatataattatgaaatgtaatagtagtagtagtgttCTTGTTTTGATTTGGGCAATAGTAGTAGTTTTTTGTTTGATGACTTGTTATATTGTTGACTTATTATTTCAACaaatgttgtctttcattgaaATTTACTCAAATAAGTTGacatactagtactattttttatttgcatAGGAGTTGGATTGATTGTATTTCATTAAAAGTGCCATATGGTTCtcagttttctttgtttttgacTTTTTGGTTGCATTCCTTTTATGAAGGATGCAGGTTTATGTCCTTCAAGACTTTGGTTCATGTCTTTAATGGGTAGGCCATGAATTGAATTATCTAAGTTCACTCAAATAACTTTGCAAAGAATCATATCTATCTTGCTTCctatttaattttatctacCAAACCTAACGTGGTAGTGTTATTGTTTGGGTTGGGCACTTGGACATGCATGTGGATGTGGGAAGAACCTTCAACCCATTTTATGGTGTTCTACATGTGTACAAAAATTAGTTCTTGTATTTTGATTTAATATGACAATTATGAATTCAAATTAACTATATCTAActttagtagtataatttacgTTTTAGCATTTAATATTGAAGTTTAGCTGAACACGTGATTTAAAAGTGGATGATATCATACGCATATAAACACATGAGTTTGGCCATTCATCATGTGCTCAGTTTGCTACTTGGATGTTGACATCATTGTATCTTCCCTGGAAAATCAAGTTTGCAACCTAATTTCACTTCCCAaatccactttttttttcttttattttggaGAGGGTCATAATTGAATCTTaacatatagtagtatttttttatactataaacaaggtgttacggactcaattcccaaccgagcaattcccacatcggttgtgagaacaactgatgtggggtatatagactaaatgagttttctctcctaacaggctagtattttagggatgagttctcctgtttggtctgtatcaattggtgctttcattgagagctcaaacgactcggagtggtggccgggcaacgaactcgccgtgaccaatgagtgcgtttgggaccgctcggagtggtgacccacggagtggtggccgggcaaagaatccgccgtAACCAACGTaactagtcttttgggatgagttctccggTTTAGTCTGTATCACAAGGTTCCTAATTTAGGCATCGACCATGTGCAAACCAAAACATACTACCAATTTTTAACTTTGCTTCCTAGGATCTTGCTACACCAAAGGGATTATTTCATGATTAATTGAATGAATAGGGTTAAAACCATGGAAATAAGATAACTAGATAGTAGGGAAAAAGAAAGTAGAGGTGTGACGACTAACGAAGCTAACATGCAAACAtatatttactactactattattttggaACGAAAACTACAAGCACTAGATTTGACAATATAAGGAggattttgttttttgtttttactttaaTGATCAGCACCTAATTTAGAAATCTACATCACTTCCCTATTTAGGACTTAAGATTTAGTGGTCAATTTTTTTTGTCTGGCCATTTTTATAGTATATATCATTTGAATTCTTACTGACCAAAAATCgatcatataatataaatattgttttaaaatttcaaattaatatcAATTTTAATGTACAGTACTctattttaataggagtataataatatttaaatcacACTAATTTCTGGACTGGATAATACACGTACGGATTCTGGTAGATGTGGTGTATGTGAATTCCAGACTTCTTTGCTGAATCTTTGCAGTTTATTCTTACTCGCCAGAAAATATGGGAGGATGCCTTCTCAATCCTCATTCCGTTCTTCAATTTCCGTCGCTCTCTGCATTTGCCCCACTCAGATTCCGGCAACCATACTTCTCAATTAAAGGTAGTAATATAATCTCGCATCATCTCTTCGATTATTTCTAATTCTATGCCCTAATTTCGATTACGTCAATTCACTTCTGTGTAGATTCGTTCCTTTTCAAATTGCAGTTGGTAGTTTTAGCTGTGTTGTTGATTTATTTGGCTGGTATTATGCTTCTTTAGATTGTGTTTTGGAATCATGATTGAATTCGAGATCGCGATAACAAAAATTTTAGTACTATTTTTTGGTGAGGAAACCCCCAATCTGCTCGCGACAGAGCCTTCATTTCTGCAAATCAGGTTTCATACTGTTCAAGAGCTATCAATCTCAAGAAATTCGGTGCATTAGCTCATACATTGGAAATGCTCCTGATAGTTCGGAAAATAAGTAGTTTTCCCTTATCCATGCGATGCAGGATAGGGTATTTGCTAGGATAAAACCTCTCATCGTTTGGTTGCTATGTTTACTTGTGACTAACGCCATGTCTAATCTTATTTCTTgtgtggttgcattttctcaaAAACTTGCCCGAGACAATGTATCTTGGTCCGTCTCCGCAATGTCAAAATTACATTGTATCTCATTATTAACTATCTCACCTCCACCTCTATGACTAATTTAATCCTAGAAAAACTCTATTTTGACTTATCTCATATTGTATCTCACGATTATCTTGCCACGCCACCTTAATGTACTTGTATCGATCCCTTGTTTTCTCCCGGTTATGAATTAGTATGATTTTCACTTGGGGCCTTCAGTAGAACTGTGGATCATTCTCCATAGTTTTACTAATGTGAATTCATTAGCCCTTCGTGTGAAGCTGTTTCCAACACCGAACTGAGGTATCATTTCTTGATGCAGCTTGTTCAATTTGGCAGAAATATCTGATCGATCTTTGGTATTGAGCATAAGAGCTGATGATGGAAAGAAAGGAATGCATAATAAAAAGAACCCTTATTCGGGAAGGGCACCTAAAACAGATGGGGCAGATGATGGTGCTCAATCTTCATCTCTGTCGCCTAACAAGGAAGAAATCCTAGCCCTCTTTAAGAGAATACAATCTTCGATCTCTAAAGGGGAGTCAGTAAATCCCAAGAAGAGAACTCCCAAGACGGCTGAAGATAGGCTCTCTCCATCGCCCTCAACCTCGGCTGAATC
Encoded here:
- the LOC121753721 gene encoding receptor-like protein 51, producing the protein MSPDPSPLLLLLLHLSLLLHHTTAAAATPTSSPTPSPKPPSRSSPISPSTLDPKQLLALQSLNIPTSKDPCSHSPSISCDSSSPFRHLLSLTLANCSDDVALSLTALKSLSTLTSLSFLNCPVSPIKLPSDLASNLRSFTAVASLNKLTGVWLSRLQNLTSLTVSHVAVSASGPTIILSGMKSLHSVTLSNTNLTGNLPKHWHSSNLTFLDLSVNQLKGKIPNSLTQLENLLHLNLSSNSLNDTIPSTIGDLTSLQNLSLSSNSLSGPIPESLAAMAALTHLDLSSNQLNGTIPNFIRDMKKLKHLNLASNSFHGVLPFNSTFIERLDVFKVGENSNLCYNHTVLGSKLKLGIAACDKHGLPLSPPPAKDSSADDSSDGDYDGDEDENVGEKKKRSSGPSKVVLGFAIGISSIVFLIVFLVLLAKCCK